Proteins encoded by one window of Branchiostoma floridae strain S238N-H82 chromosome 6, Bfl_VNyyK, whole genome shotgun sequence:
- the LOC118417960 gene encoding cyclin N-terminal domain-containing protein 1-like, which translates to MDQSRIFGTPLSPIFNMRHSWGMSAELLEDTLYILAAENERAMKSADQAIGWFKHGKAAEMLFLVCEEFKLPPEVRYLAVETLDRFLMRHVQHLYASVKGKGQGSAAEWSRVEGQLQKQMMLWVLVCVVVASKVASHYKIVTPGKACRFLVDAGHNFTRSEVIKSEMKVLKTLNFNLSVPSPLTYLETLLEILGHNDSSVEVKVLHATSLKVLDLTYMQRHLVYNKLYMMATRSNTPASPDREKFVTVECDLMLLAVAVIGATSYILDMTTSDKVIDQLGCITRIPGEDIVDFATILVECLIPSDLRIIQ; encoded by the exons ATGGACCAGTCTCGGATCTTCGGGACACCGCTGTCCCCCATCTTCAACATGCGCCACTCATGGGGCATGTCTGCTGAGCTGCTAGAGGACACGCTCTACATACTCGCAGCAGAAAACGAGAGAGCCATGAAGAGCGCAGACCAGGCTATTGGCTGGTTCAAGCATGGGAAAGCTGCAG AGATGCTGTTTCTGGTGTGTGAGGAGTTTAAGCTGCCCCCTGAGGTACGTTACCTGGCTGTGGAGACCTTAGATAG GTTCCTGATGCGCCATGTTCAGCACCTGTACGCCTCAGTCAAGGgcaaaggtcaggggtcagcggCTGAGTGGTCCCGTGTGGAAGGTCAGCTGCAGAAACAGATGATGCTGTGGGTCCTGGTGTGTGTGGTGGTGGCCAGTAAAGTGGCCTCACACTACAAG ATTGTGACTCCTGGTAAAGCCTGTCGGTTTCTGGTCGATGCTGGTCACAACTTcacaaggtcagaggtcatcaaATCAGAGATGAAGGTTCTGAAGACCTTGAACTTTAACCTCAGTGTCCCCTCACCCCTGACCTACCTGGAGACTTTGTTGGAGATTCTGG GTCACAATGACTCGTCAGTGGAGGTGAAAGTGCTTCATGCCACCAGCCTGAAGGTGTTAGACCTCACCTACATGCAGAGGCACCTGGTGtacaacaaactgtacatgaTGGCTACTCGCTCCAACACACCTGCCTCACCGGACAG GGAGAAGTTTGTGACTGTGGAGTGTGACCTGATGCTGTTGGCTGTGGCTGTCATCGGTGCTACCTCCTACATTCTGGACATGACAACAAGTGACAAG GTGATAGACCAGTTGGGCTGTATCACCCGGATACCAGGAGAGGACATTGTGGACTTTGCAACCATCCTGGTGGAGTGTCTCATCCCCAGTGACCTCCGCATTATCCAGTaa